One Halostella limicola genomic window carries:
- a CDS encoding nucleotide-binding protein, translating to MVEAFAVASGKGGTGKTTSTLALGMALADEHEVTVVDADTGLANLLFHAGLADVDVTLHDLLIEGADVAVADATYERFGMSVVPCGTNLADFEAADPDRLRDVVATLAADADVLLLDSPAALGSKSAVLPIVLADRVVTVLQPTIPALSDALKVGEYARSYGTESAGVLFNKVRDEEAVDRIADRTEEYFDGPTLATVPDSDAVRDARDAGEPLLAHAPDSPAAAAYREAAETLTVDGGDSGAVADRFRSAVVPDRP from the coding sequence ATGGTCGAGGCGTTCGCCGTGGCGAGCGGCAAGGGTGGGACCGGCAAGACGACGAGCACGCTCGCGCTCGGCATGGCGCTCGCCGACGAGCACGAGGTGACGGTGGTCGACGCCGACACCGGTCTGGCGAACCTCCTCTTCCACGCCGGGCTGGCGGACGTCGACGTGACGCTGCACGACCTCCTCATCGAGGGGGCGGACGTCGCCGTCGCCGACGCCACTTACGAGCGCTTCGGCATGTCCGTCGTCCCCTGTGGCACGAACCTCGCGGACTTCGAGGCGGCCGACCCCGACCGCCTCCGCGACGTGGTGGCGACGCTGGCAGCCGACGCCGACGTCCTCCTGCTCGACTCGCCCGCCGCGCTGGGGAGCAAGAGCGCAGTTCTCCCGATCGTGCTCGCCGACCGCGTCGTCACCGTCCTCCAGCCGACGATCCCGGCGCTGTCGGACGCGCTGAAAGTCGGCGAGTACGCCCGCTCGTACGGGACCGAGAGCGCGGGCGTCCTCTTCAATAAGGTTCGGGACGAGGAGGCCGTCGACCGCATCGCCGACCGGACCGAGGAGTACTTCGACGGCCCGACGCTGGCGACGGTGCCCGACAGCGACGCCGTCCGCGACGCCCGCGACGCCGGCGAACCCCTGCTGGCCCACGCGCCAGACTCGCCGGCCGCCGCGGCGTATCGGGAGGCGGCCGAGACGCTGACCGTCGACGGCGGCGACTCCGGGGCCGTCGCGGACCGGTTTCGAAGCGCCGTCGTCCCGGACCGCCCATGA
- a CDS encoding COG1361 family protein, which yields MYQRVAVIALVGVVLGSTVAALPASGATGQTAAQAEADGIAPDAAPPNETGGVDTYAVSQNGDCVEVAAFGDGDDSVGDFYQYGSHSGLYSSQGTNEYQRWDESQLFLYDGDDGGSVVFVHGEAGSERGGGQASVTMTGLPDGAEWVVEDDNYDTRNDNFTVEDGRAHADWFWEENRTDGGALRGLERGDYEAITIDAGFNEDAHHASLRASLTVDTWRLRGADGEDYVLDRSEPVTIRPGSCTGTSTQVATNGSDAYAATARNVGDNATFDTALTTENASGVAVDQLAVAPPANQSWFQIDLRATTDSPVAGDGPEEPLLFVEPTSPQFDESPDRVQYFVSLDDAELADRGIRSENVALFQYRDGEWHRVSHLTRRGSGDHVIRSTNATGMGPLAVAVLQPDVRTQELSLSSDTVEPGEEFEVRATLVNEGPANSTYETELRMFDETVDRASVVVPPNEPRTVTFTQSVESPGTYTVEVGDATTEIRVEGDGGGSGDGGVSAPGSVPLTVVLAGALVAALVVAGVGYRSR from the coding sequence GTGTATCAGAGAGTTGCGGTGATAGCGCTCGTCGGGGTCGTTCTCGGGAGTACGGTCGCCGCGCTGCCGGCCTCGGGCGCGACCGGGCAGACGGCGGCGCAGGCGGAGGCGGACGGAATAGCCCCGGACGCCGCGCCGCCGAACGAGACCGGAGGCGTCGACACGTACGCGGTCAGCCAGAACGGGGACTGCGTCGAAGTGGCGGCGTTCGGCGACGGGGACGACTCCGTCGGTGACTTCTACCAGTACGGGTCCCACTCGGGGCTGTACAGCTCCCAGGGGACCAACGAGTACCAGCGCTGGGACGAGAGCCAGCTGTTCCTCTACGACGGCGACGACGGGGGTAGCGTCGTCTTCGTCCACGGGGAGGCCGGCAGCGAGCGCGGCGGCGGGCAGGCCTCCGTCACCATGACGGGCCTCCCGGACGGCGCCGAGTGGGTCGTCGAGGACGACAACTACGACACGCGGAACGACAACTTCACCGTCGAGGACGGGCGGGCCCACGCCGACTGGTTCTGGGAGGAGAACCGGACTGACGGCGGTGCGCTCCGCGGGCTGGAGCGCGGCGACTACGAGGCGATAACGATCGACGCCGGGTTCAACGAGGACGCGCACCACGCGTCGCTGCGGGCGTCGCTGACCGTCGACACCTGGCGGCTCCGGGGCGCCGACGGCGAGGACTACGTGCTCGACAGGTCCGAGCCCGTCACGATCCGTCCGGGGTCCTGTACCGGGACGTCGACGCAGGTGGCGACCAACGGGTCCGACGCCTACGCCGCGACGGCGCGCAACGTCGGCGACAACGCGACGTTCGACACCGCGCTCACGACCGAAAACGCGAGCGGGGTCGCCGTCGACCAACTCGCCGTCGCGCCGCCGGCGAACCAGTCGTGGTTCCAGATCGACCTCCGCGCGACGACGGACAGCCCCGTCGCCGGGGACGGTCCGGAGGAGCCGCTGCTGTTCGTCGAGCCGACCAGCCCGCAGTTCGACGAGTCGCCGGACCGCGTCCAGTACTTCGTCTCGCTCGACGACGCGGAGCTCGCCGACCGCGGCATTCGCTCCGAGAACGTCGCCCTGTTCCAGTACAGGGACGGCGAGTGGCACCGCGTCAGCCACCTGACGCGGCGCGGCAGCGGCGACCACGTGATCCGGTCGACGAACGCCACCGGCATGGGCCCGCTCGCGGTCGCGGTGTTACAGCCCGACGTCCGGACCCAGGAGCTCTCGCTGTCGAGCGACACGGTCGAACCGGGCGAGGAGTTCGAAGTCCGGGCGACGCTGGTCAACGAGGGCCCGGCTAACTCGACCTACGAGACCGAGCTGCGGATGTTCGACGAGACGGTCGACCGGGCCTCCGTCGTGGTGCCGCCGAACGAACCGCGGACGGTGACGTTCACCCAGTCGGTCGAGTCGCCGGGGACCTACACCGTCGAAGTCGGCGATGCGACGACCGAGATCCGCGTCGAAGGCGATGGCGGCGGATCCGGTGACGGCGGCGTCTCCGCACCGGGGTCAGTGCCGCTGACGGTCGTTCTCGCCGGCGCGCTCGTCGCCGCCCTGGTCGTGGCCGGCGTCGGCTACCGGTCGCGGTGA
- a CDS encoding phosphotransferase family protein produces the protein MTDPETDVDTAAFRSYLSRELEATVADAEGLHDGLNLSVAISTEDGGRAYVLRRPNKLRRTESFNDLREEYEVLRRLRDTAVDAPEPVLICDDESVLGDPFLVMTHLDGESVPLGSPLPERFRTPAARERVASLLIETLADLHSVDTEPFAAVCEQETAREQVERVTARLDAATAVTGRDPPRLRSVADWLERNAPSDSEMALVHGDYRPSNVLFADADRPVIAGVLDWETAFLGDPLTELGYLLLRWRDDGDPTPPLDELRARYSNDDVLRDLEETNERGLAPFTNRPGSPSRRELVARYEEATGVAFENDRFYRALAAFMLATVWEDLHRHQIEAGLESDWEPYVDYMAMIADSIASGEFPL, from the coding sequence ATGACCGATCCCGAGACGGACGTCGATACGGCCGCGTTCCGGTCGTATCTCTCGCGGGAGCTCGAGGCGACCGTCGCCGACGCGGAGGGCCTCCACGACGGGCTCAACCTGTCGGTCGCGATCTCGACCGAGGACGGCGGGCGAGCGTACGTGCTCCGGCGGCCGAACAAGCTGCGACGCACGGAGTCGTTCAACGACCTGCGGGAGGAGTACGAGGTGCTGCGGCGGCTCCGGGACACCGCGGTCGACGCTCCGGAGCCGGTGCTGATCTGCGACGACGAGTCAGTTCTCGGCGACCCGTTCCTGGTGATGACGCATCTCGACGGCGAGTCGGTCCCGCTCGGCTCCCCGCTGCCCGAGCGGTTCCGGACCCCCGCGGCGCGCGAGAGAGTGGCGTCCCTGCTGATAGAGACCCTCGCCGACCTCCACTCGGTCGACACGGAGCCGTTCGCGGCCGTCTGCGAGCAAGAGACCGCGCGGGAGCAGGTCGAACGCGTCACTGCCCGACTCGACGCGGCGACGGCGGTGACCGGACGCGACCCCCCGAGGCTGCGGAGCGTCGCTGACTGGCTGGAGCGAAACGCCCCGTCGGACTCGGAGATGGCCCTCGTTCACGGGGACTACAGGCCGAGCAACGTCCTGTTCGCCGACGCGGACCGTCCGGTGATCGCGGGCGTTCTGGACTGGGAGACGGCGTTTCTCGGCGACCCGCTGACCGAACTCGGCTACCTCCTGCTCCGCTGGCGGGACGACGGCGACCCGACGCCGCCGCTCGACGAGCTTCGCGCGCGGTATTCGAACGACGACGTCCTGCGGGACCTGGAGGAGACCAACGAACGGGGGCTCGCGCCGTTCACTAATCGTCCCGGCAGCCCCAGTCGCCGGGAACTCGTCGCCCGCTACGAGGAGGCGACGGGGGTCGCCTTCGAGAACGATCGGTTCTACCGGGCGCTCGCGGCGTTCATGCTCGCGACGGTGTGGGAGGATCTCCACCGGCATCAGATCGAAGCGGGGCTGGAGTCCGACTGGGAGCCGTACGTCGACTATATGGCGATGATCGCCGACAGCATCGCCAGCGGGGAGTTCCCGCTGTAG
- a CDS encoding SDR family oxidoreductase: MEEADDVAVVTGASSGIGEATARALGREGYAVALVARREDRLEAIAEEIATRTLVVPTDVTDETAVAAMVETVREELGGVDVLVNNAGIARGGPVGEADLTEMRRTVRVNLEGVMNVTHAALPEILESGGGDIVTVSSMSARFPQEGGSAYSASKFGVNGFCRSLRKELSDEQVRVTIVMPGPVVTELNDWEHWDGRPMAPTDVAESIVFAVSRPDHVEIPDITVNTTDKLD, translated from the coding sequence ATGGAGGAAGCAGACGACGTCGCGGTCGTGACGGGCGCGTCGTCCGGCATCGGCGAGGCGACTGCCAGAGCGCTGGGCCGCGAAGGCTACGCCGTCGCGCTGGTGGCCCGCCGCGAGGACCGACTGGAGGCGATCGCCGAGGAGATCGCGACGAGAACGCTCGTCGTCCCGACGGACGTCACCGACGAGACCGCGGTGGCCGCCATGGTCGAGACGGTCCGCGAGGAACTCGGCGGCGTCGACGTCCTCGTGAACAACGCCGGCATCGCCCGCGGCGGACCGGTTGGCGAGGCCGACCTGACCGAGATGCGGCGGACGGTCCGGGTCAATCTCGAGGGGGTCATGAACGTGACCCACGCCGCGCTGCCGGAGATACTCGAATCGGGCGGCGGCGACATCGTCACCGTCTCGTCGATGAGCGCCCGCTTCCCACAGGAGGGCGGAAGCGCGTACAGCGCGTCGAAGTTCGGCGTCAACGGGTTCTGCCGCTCGCTCCGGAAGGAACTGTCGGACGAGCAGGTCCGGGTGACGATCGTGATGCCGGGGCCGGTCGTCACCGAACTGAACGACTGGGAACACTGGGACGGCCGGCCGATGGCTCCCACCGACGTCGCGGAGAGCATCGTGTTCGCCGTCTCCCGGCCCGACCACGTGGAAATCCCCGATATCACTGTCAACACGACCGACAAGCTCGACTAG